The Argentina anserina chromosome 3, drPotAnse1.1, whole genome shotgun sequence genome includes a region encoding these proteins:
- the LOC126787837 gene encoding uncharacterized protein LOC126787837, which produces MENFSAEDLSTIGGIATVSLLHSFIPTHWLPFSIVGRAQKWTLSRTLFVTAFGAVLHVVSTSILGITAVTMANTIAGEETVHKLASLLLVFLGGGYILLFLSGKGGHSHSHNQPMEKMAVAGLVLVPALSPCATTLPVFLAVGNSSSMMVLAIIVLLFSTIAVMTSLVALSFYGASQLKFHWVERYDKLLVGSVLCLVGILTLIFHDHDHDGAGGSTGEHLHRKIIVL; this is translated from the exons ATGGAGAATTTCAGCGCAGAAGATCTGTCGACGATCGGAGGTATCGCAACGGTGTCGCTTTTGCATTCCTTCATACCCACGCATTGGCTCCCTTTCTCGATCGTCGGCCGCGCCCAGAAATGGACTCTTTCCCGCACTCTCTTCGTCA CGGCATTTGGAGCAGTTTTGCATGTAGTATCTACTTCAATACTTGGCATAACAGCGGTCACCATGGCAAATACCATAGCTGGCGAGGAAACTGTTCATAAACTTGCCTCACTGTTGCTTGTATTTCTTGGTGGTGGTTACATTTTGTTGTTTCTATCTGGAAAAGGTGGTCACAGTCATTCACACAACCAACCAATGGAAAAAATGGCTGTTGCTGGGCTCGTTCTTGTTCCTGCCTTGTCTCCTTGTGCAACCACACTTCCAGTATTTCTTGCTGTGGGCAATTCATCTTCTATGATGGTGCTTGCTATCATAGTGCTGCTATTCAG CACCATAGCAGTGATGACTTCATTGGTTGCTCTCTCATTCTATGGCGCCAGCCAGCTCAAGTTTCACTGGGTGGAGCGATATGACAAACTTCTTGTTGGATCTGTGCTCTGTTTGGTGGGTATTTTGACACTTATTTTTCATGATCATGATCACGATGGAGCAGGAGGATCCACTGGAGAGCATTTGCATAGGAAAATCATTGTTCTGTGA